In Podarcis muralis chromosome 14, rPodMur119.hap1.1, whole genome shotgun sequence, one genomic interval encodes:
- the UBALD1 gene encoding UBA-like domain-containing protein 1 isoform X1 translates to MGVVVQQQLGIPVRGRPALISAWMGDQLETSNVAAPSGSMEERWDINARQTALSTFFQESGIPYSHPHHQMMCTPANTPATPPSFPEALAMFSRLKASEAAASPPLPPPPLPQPGGFPWPACSLPGQPGAWTASHPLQPAGWPGSLSQQGSSEPKTSATLEAER, encoded by the exons atgggagttgtagtccaacaacagctggggatccCGGTTAGAGGAAGACCAGCGctgatcagtgcctggatgggggaCCAGCTGGAGACCTCAAATGTAGCTGCTCCCTCGGGTTCcatggaagaaagatgggatataaatgcaagacaG ACGGCCCTCAGCACGTTCTTCCAAGAATCCGGCATCCCCTACAGCCATCCCCATCATCAGATG ATGTGCACGCCTGCCAACACGCCTGCCACCCCGCCCAGCTTCCCCGAGGCCCTCGCCATGTTCTCCCGCCTCAAGGCCTCGGAGGCAGCcgcctctcctccccttccgcCGCCCCCACTGCCCCAGCCCGGAGGCTTCCCCTGGCCGGCCTGCTCCCTGCCTGGGCAGCCGGGTGCATGGACTGCCAGCCACCCTCTGCAGCCGGCAGGCTGGCCTGGCAGCCTCTCCCAGCAAGGCAGCTCCGAGCCAAAGACCAGTGCCACACTGGAGGCCGAGAGATGA
- the UBALD1 gene encoding UBA-like domain-containing protein 1 isoform X2: MASASGGSGASEELKQQLLIGQFVVAAGCAADQARQLLQAARWQYETALSTFFQESGIPYSHPHHQMMCTPANTPATPPSFPEALAMFSRLKASEAAASPPLPPPPLPQPGGFPWPACSLPGQPGAWTASHPLQPAGWPGSLSQQGSSEPKTSATLEAER; encoded by the exons ATGGCCTCGGCCTCGGGGGGCAGCGGCGCCTCGGAGGAgctgaagcagcagctgctgaTCGGCCAGTTCGTGGTGGCCGCCGGCTGCGCCGCGGACCAAGCCCGGCAGCTCCTGCAGGCCGCCCGCTGGCAGTACGAG ACGGCCCTCAGCACGTTCTTCCAAGAATCCGGCATCCCCTACAGCCATCCCCATCATCAGATG ATGTGCACGCCTGCCAACACGCCTGCCACCCCGCCCAGCTTCCCCGAGGCCCTCGCCATGTTCTCCCGCCTCAAGGCCTCGGAGGCAGCcgcctctcctccccttccgcCGCCCCCACTGCCCCAGCCCGGAGGCTTCCCCTGGCCGGCCTGCTCCCTGCCTGGGCAGCCGGGTGCATGGACTGCCAGCCACCCTCTGCAGCCGGCAGGCTGGCCTGGCAGCCTCTCCCAGCAAGGCAGCTCCGAGCCAAAGACCAGTGCCACACTGGAGGCCGAGAGATGA